Proteins from one Archocentrus centrarchus isolate MPI-CPG fArcCen1 chromosome 8, fArcCen1, whole genome shotgun sequence genomic window:
- the LOC115784717 gene encoding uncharacterized protein LOC115784717, with amino-acid sequence MEGNLQGGSNDAATLHVKTEAVDENASALVLGSQESPAPCGDTACRGGGGGVEQTAEELADTELQAATTTTPVLLYPVSTERFFTTSGDGKTYLKIAPASVMPPAPSEKTLSSGSDFSSKAVLCLIEAVGRRWGLYETRERSQLFQSVQEEMASKGHVLPVEKIRRKWNNLIVTYKRVKDRSRETGHAKTSWEFFDLMDATLCDTIGTQIVNNKRNKGSNTAPTLSAPLAKIAAKPLQHPQLPQPTTIIRPGGDFAAGGGVESVGLGSSASTAANTSATAATISSTNAPDLKPLIVLNGDIVTTSIHPATIVPAPSFISSPCFTETASTSPSLVAASNTDLNTLGFASRKAPSISSGVIPFRLSTASLTQSQNLLGISSSFPLTSSSLTSSVATSLSTTTVSGTEGQNQKEKGEQNSITLFQEILKRQEEQAYLDRVARRRVEAREKRRERREVRMSESLGRIATALELLSSKQDTVIALLQRLADRK; translated from the exons ATGGAGGGAAATCTGCAAGGAGGCAGCAACGACGCAGCAACACTGCATGTGAAAACTGAAGCGGTGGATGAAAATGCATCTGCGCTGGTTTTGGGCAGTCAGGAGTCGCCTGCGCCCTGCGGAGATACCGcatgcagaggaggaggaggaggagtggaaCAGACTGCAGAGGAGCTGGCTGACACAGAGCTGCAAGCTGCCACGACAACTACTCCCGTACTGCTGT ATCCTGTCAGCACAGAGCGGTTCTTCACCACATCTGGGGATGGAAAAACATACCTGAAGATAGCTCCAG CTTCAGTGATGCCCCCTGCTCCTTCAGAGAAGACGCTTTCCTCTGGCTCGGATTTCTCCTCCAAAGCTGTTCTGTGTCTGATTGAGGCCGTCGGACGCCGCTGGGGTCTCTATGAGACTCGGGAACGCTCGCAGCTCTTCCAGAGTGTCCAGGAGGAGATGGCCTCCAAGGGGCACGTACTTCCTGTTGAGAAAATCCGACGCAAGTGGAACAACCTTATTGTCACGTACAAGAGGGTTAAGGACCGCAGCCGGGAGACGGGACACGCTAAGACGTCCTGGGAGTTCTTTGAT TTGATGGACGCCACCCTCTGTGACACCATTGGCACTCAGATCGTCAACAACAAACGAAACAAAGGCAGCAACACAGCTCCTACACTCTCTGCTCCTTTGGCTAAGATCGCTGCAAAGCCGCTGCAGCATCCACAGCTTCCACAGCCGACCACCATCATCCGCCCTGGTGGTGActttgctgctggtggtggtgtggagTCAGTAGGTCTGGGGTCCAGTGCTAGCACTGCTGCCAATACCTCGGCGACTGCAGCAACCATTAGCTCAACaaatgctccagacctcaagCCCCTGATAGTCCTCAATGGTGACATTGTTACCACTAGTATTCATCCAGCCACCATTGTCCCGGCTCCTTCTTTTATTTCCTCACCTTGTTTTACAGAAACAGCCTCCACATCCCCTTCACTTGTAGCAGCTAGCAACACAGACCTCAACACGTTGGGCTTTGCAAGCCGTAAAGCTCCATCCATCTCATCAGGTGTCATACCTTTCCGCCTAAGTACAGCATCGCTTACCCAAAGTCAGAACCTCCTTGGCATCTCCTCTTCATTCCCCCTCACATCCTCCTCTCTCACTTCTTCTGTTGCCACCTCTTTGTCTACAACAACTGTGTCTGGAACTGAAGGGCAGaaccagaaagaaaaaggagagcaGAACAGCATCACTTTGTTCCAGGAGATTCTGAAGCGACAGGAGGAGCAGGCCTACCTGGATCGAGTGGCTCGCCGCAGGGTTGAAGCCAGAGAGAAGAGGCGCGAGAGGAGGGAGGTGCGAATGTCAGAGTCCCTCGGAAGGATAGCCACAGCCCTGGAGCTGCTCTCCTCCAAACAGGACACAGTCATTGCCCTCCTGCAGAGACTGGCCGATCGGAAATAA
- the LOC115784721 gene encoding LOW QUALITY PROTEIN: GTPase IMAP family member 7-like (The sequence of the model RefSeq protein was modified relative to this genomic sequence to represent the inferred CDS: inserted 6 bases in 5 codons), with amino-acid sequence MNTVYDGSVPATAQSDEDKEPLRIMLLGKCGAGKSSSGNTILNKMVFRSEMKLGSITVHCXKESGEVGDIPVVVIDTPGLFEXGSNKEDIIREILQRVKLQEPGPHVFVFVVPLGRLTQEDQDTHTLIEAKFGPRVWDYTIVLFTHGDRLENKTINNIITESDENLRNFIRKCSGGFHVFNNKTPEDQKQVTXFMEKIQTLVALNGGSYYKTELYPEKERKIRKRQESILEERXKEIKNKEKNLEDHYKDEDLKMMKTKMWRKEEEMARKVAEEELCSKSYLMKSLRVILFLVFLSLLICWAIGVAAKMLLGIGMILLXVSFMVFPATPGKIPWLTKKRQ; translated from the exons ATGAACACCGTGTACGATGGCAGCGTGCCTGCTACAGCTCAGAGTGATGAGGACAAAG AGCCCTTGAGGATCATGCTTCTTGGGAAATGTGGTGCAGGAAAGAGCTCGAGTGGCAACACCATCCTCAATAAAATGGTGTTCAGGTCAGAGATGAAGCTGGGGAGCATCACTGTCCACT GAAAAGAGTCAGGGGAGGTTGGAGACATACCCGTTGTTGTGATTGACACACCTGGGCTTTTCG AAGGAAGCAACAAGGAGGACATCATTCGAGAGATTCTTCAGCGTGTGAAACTCCAGGAACCAGGACCCCACGTCTTtgtgtttgtagtccctttAGGAAGGCTGACTCAGGAAGACCAAGACACCCACACGCTGATTGAAGCAAAGTTTGGCCCAAGAGTGTGGGACTACACCATCGTGCTGTTCACCCACGGGGACCgcctggaaaacaaaacaataaacaacatCATTACCGAGAGTGATGAGAACCTCCGCAACTTCATACGGAAGTGCAGCGGTGGCTTCCACGTCTTCAACAACAAAACCCCAGAGGACCAGAAGCAGGTGA ACTTTATGGAGAAGATCCAGACTCTGGTGGCGCTGAATGGAGGTAGTTACTACAAGACAGAGCTGTATCCTGAGAAGGAGAGgaaaatcagaaaaagacaaGAGAGCATCCTCGAAGAGA ctaaagaaattaaaaataaggaGAAAAACCTGGAGGATCATTACAAGGATGAAGACCTAAAGATGATGAAGACAAAGATgtggagaaaagaggaggagatggcAAGAAAAGTTGCAGAGGAGGAACTTTGCAGCAAGTCTTACCTAATGAAGAGTCTGAGGGTCATCCTGTTCCTGGTTTTCTTGTCTCTACTGATCTGTTGGGCTATTGGGGTGGCAGCAAAGATGCTTTTGGGAATAGGAATGATTTTATT tgtatcttttatggtttttccaGCTACCCCAGGAAAAATACCATGGCTTACTAAGAAAAGACAATAG